Proteins encoded in a region of the Bicyclus anynana chromosome 27, ilBicAnyn1.1, whole genome shotgun sequence genome:
- the LOC112052535 gene encoding zinc finger protein 479 produces MMNENYCTDNIQHDNFILNKNKHTKTRQINKTNVGAVVKKEDTFDSVSTVNNAEFTNEEDNCSDNFVFEENRIIVEIKPFKEELNVHNKEGEASASEVVITQNHIKKEHTESEEIVGTQNHKNVESVLASEKVHETQNNVKLETASEEVIRTQNHKKVESVTSSEKVYKTQNHVKVETASEEVIKTQNHKKIESVASSEKVHEPQNHVKVETASEEVIRTQNHKKIESVTSSEKVYATQNYIKIESVTFTCTYCSEEFLQENAYNEHINMHLKDELPTPRTQRMNADFSSTHLYQAGAPLSDNTEQTTTKAGTIQASKESIHNGKVPKLSSKSNKAYNINKPSISKKPSRNFKKPKIAVTPHSKEVVEKPKKYSCESCNYKCTRLSHLTEHKRTHTGEKPFACDKCNHRSARQSQLVVHMKTHTNDKPYFCELCDYRSAVKVSLMNHMIGHSGHKPFACEICDYKTTINGNLTKHIANNHTNEKPFSCELCDYKCAQQAALRQHIKSHSSEQPFTCHVCEYKSLYKSRLTRHLKMHSGEKPYSCQTCDYKCILKYQLVMHERTHSGVKPYSCEICDYKGTQKSNLIVHMKTHTGDKPYSCEICDYKCSLKNSLVRHMRTHTGEKPYSCTMCEYKTALQSNLARHVKYHSRENSI; encoded by the exons atgatgaatgaaaactATTGCACAGATAATATTCAACATGACAACTTTAttcttaacaaaaacaaacatacaaaaacacgacaaattaataaaacaaatgttgGTGCAGTCGTAAAAAAGGAAGATACTTTTGACTCTGTATCAACTGTCAATAATGCTGAATTTACAAATGAAGAAGACAATTGCTCAGATAACTTTGTATTTGAAGAAAATAGAATAATTGTAgaaataaaaccatttaaagAAGAGTTAAATGTTCATAATAAAGAAGGAGAAGCATCTGCTTCAGAAGTCGTCATAACACAGAATCACATAAAGAAAGAACATACTGAGTCAGAAGAAATTGTTGGAACACAGAATCACAAAAATGTAGAAAGTGTTCTTGCTTCAGAAAAAGTGCATGAAACACAGAATAATGTTAAGCTAGAAACTGCTTCGGAAGAAGTAATTAGaacacaaaatcacaaaaaggTAGAAAGTGTTACTAGTTCAGAAAAAGTGTATAAAACACAGAATCATGTTAAGGTAGAAACTGCTTCAGAAGAAGTAATTAAGacacaaaatcacaaaaagaTAGAAAGTGTTGCTAGTTCAGAAAAAGTGCATGAACCACAGAATCACGTTAAGGTAGAAACTGCTTCGGAAGAAGTTATTAGAACACAGAATCACAAAAAGATAGAAAGTGTTACTAGTTCAGAAAAAGTGTATGCAACACAGAATTACATAAAGATAGAAAGTGTTACTTTCACATGCACATATTGTAGTGAGGAATTTTTGCAAGAGAATGCATACAATGAGCATATAAACATGCATCTCAAAGATGAACTTCCCACTCCGAGAACACAGAGGATGAATGCTGACTTTTCATCCACACATTTATATCAGGCAG GTGCTCCGCTTTCTGATAATACAGAGCAAACAACTACTAAAGCTGGTACAATTCAGGCAAGCAAAGAATCCATTCATAATGGCAAAGTCCCAAAACTGTCATCCAAAAGTAATAAAgcatacaatataaataaaccaaGTATTTCCAAGAAACCATCCAGAAATTTCAAGAAACCTAAAATAGCAGTCACTCCACATAGTAAAGAAGTAGTAGAAAAGCCAAAAAAGTATTCTTGTGAGTCATGCAATTACAAATGTACACGACTAAGTCATTTAACAGAACACAAGAGGACTCACACTGGAGAGAAACCCTTTGCATGTGATAAATGCAATCACAGAAGCGCAAGACAAAGTCAATTGGTCGTGCACATGAAAACACATACGAATGACAAGCCTTATTTTTGTGAATTATGCGACTACAGAAGTGCGGTTAAAGTCAGTTTGATGAACCACATGATTGGTCATTCCGGTCATAAGCCATTTGCTTGTGAAATTTGCGATTATAAAACAACGATAAACGGCAACCTAACGAAACACATAGCAAATAATCATACAAATGAAAAGCCGTTCTCATGTGAGTTATGtgattataaatgtgcacaacAAGCAGCATTGCGGCAACACATTAAAAGCCATTCAAGTGAACAGCCGTTTACTTGTCATGTGTGTGAATACAAAAGCTTGTATAAAAGCCGTCTGACCAGACATTTAAAAATGCATTCCGGTGAGAAACCATACTCTTGTCAGACATGTGACTATAAATGTATACTAAAATACCAGTTGGTAATGCACGAGCGAACGCATTCCGGTGTCAAACCTTATTCATGTGAAATATGTGACTATAAAGGTACACAGAAAAGTAATTTGATTGTACACATGAAAACTCATACTGGTGATAAGCCATACTCATGTGAGATATGTGATTATAAATGTTCGTTGAAAAACAGTTTGGTCAGGCATATGAggacccacactggtgaaaagccctATTCTTGTACGATGTGCGAGTACAAAACTGCACTACAGAGTAATTTAGCTAGACATGTAAAATATCATAGTCGTGAGAATTCTATTTAG
- the LOC112052540 gene encoding COMM domain-containing protein 5: MSQQLELLTESASQWNAVAFVTPEIQKKEIKPFVLLALKELEGNPDSRTSSLLNGDKFSAVRSVVRHVARLRSASKEPWGEDDMRLFLEGLRFSPDCASELMALLCTDQIYNNLQKHLRVKPGLLSLQWKIDVSLSQSTIQSENADKARSKEIMHRDTLVILTLTLTNGQTNIYRLSILKFHELRYVIASALKSMIVLKRKCMRKD; encoded by the exons ATGTCGCAACAGCTAGAACTGTTAACAGAAAGTGCCTCGCAATGGAATGCAGTGGCATTCGTGACACCGGAGATCCAGAAAAAGGAGATCAAGCCATTCGTTTTGT TGGCCCTCAAAGAATTGGAAGGCAACCCAGACAGTCGTACATCAAGTCTATTGAACGGTGATAAGTTCTCAGCAGTGAGGTCTGTTGTGCGGCATGTTGCGAGGCTCCGATCAGCCTCGAAGGAGCCCTGGGGTGAAGACGACATGAGGTTGTTTCTAGAAGGTCTCAG GTTTTCACCAGACTGCGCCTCTGAGCTGATGGCTCTGCTCTGCACCGACCAGATATACAACAACTTGCAGAAACATCTCCGAGTTAAACCTGGTCTGCTTAGCTTACAGTGGAAGATTGATGTCTCATTGAG cCAATCGACCATCCAATCAGAAAACGCTGACAAGGCAAGAAGCAAAGAAATAATGCACCGAGACACTCTAGTTATACTAACACTAACTCTAACCAACGGACAGACGAACATATATAGATTATCTATATTGAAATTTCATGAATTGAGATATGTGATAGCCAGTGCATTGAAGAGTATGATTGTGTTGAAGAGGAAATGTATGAGGAAGGACTGA